One Bradysia coprophila strain Holo2 unplaced genomic scaffold, BU_Bcop_v1 contig_145, whole genome shotgun sequence DNA window includes the following coding sequences:
- the LOC119074259 gene encoding multiple inositol polyphosphate phosphatase 1-like, which produces MAKLFALLISLLAISQTQSNPNYCYSSDSVRPQLAMFSTKTSYQSVSGSSVDPSVSNCTPKKFWMLQRHGTRLPNANQISKFPNIPSVQEKAINNHDNKGKGTLCAEDLELIRNWKIDTNLTESIAEYLTLAGWMEVENIARRYQSAFPTLLPPTYSPSQYLFQHTDAQRTQGSFRAFADGLFGYNGYKAVVPEPIPDRDLLLRPYDFCAEWLANSAEEKEMSKFEKGDEYDDVIDNVNEKLGGTSASKSNVRSMWQLCRFEQAADLSRSAPWCSVFSYDDVAVMEYGEDLGYYYEAGYGFSMNKNILCETVQNMLLFLQNDGGEAPARILVTHSTVMQLMMVSLGLYEDETPLKSSNFAEQLNRKWRTSEQTAFASNLAVIRYDCADGDNEVLFLYNERPLEIPGCQSNGLCKVSYILETYDRYLTADCPNIFCTA; this is translated from the exons ATGGCAAAACTTTTCGCATTACTAATCTCATTGTTGGCGATATCTCAGACGCAAAGTAACCCTAATTATTGTTACTCGTCTGATTCAGTTCGGCCACAACTGGCAATGTTTTCTACAAAAACGTCTTACCAAAGTGTAAGCGGTTCATCAGTAGATCCTTCAGTTTCCA ATTgcacaccaaaaaaattctggatGCTGCAACGTCATGGAACTCGATTGCCGAATGCCAATCAAATCAGCAAATTTCCTAACATTCCTTCGGTACAGGAAAAGGCTATTAACAATCACGACAACAAAGGGAAAGGAACACTCTGTGCAGAAGATCTTGAACTCAttagaaattggaaaatagaCACCAATTTAACGGAGAGTATTGCTGAATATTTGACACTAGCCGGATGGATGGAAGTCGAAAATATTGCACGTCGTTATCAATCGGCCTTTCCAACGTTACTCCCTCCAACGTACAGTCCGAGTCAGTATTTGTTCCAACATACAGACGCACAACGAACACAAGGAAGCTTCCGTGCATTCGCGGATGGTTTGTTCGGTTACAATGGATACAAAGCTGTTGTTCCTGAGCCGATACCCGATCGAGATTTACTGTTAAGA CCTTACGATTTTTGTGCGGAATGGCTAGCAAATAGTGCAGAAGAAAAGGAAATGTCTAAGTTCGAAAAGGGTGACGAATATGATGATGTCATCGATAATGTCAACGAAAAGCTTGG AGGAACATCTGCCTCAAAATCAAATGTACGAAGTATGTGGCAATTGTGTCGCTTTGAACAAGCTGCCGATTTGTCTCGGTCGGCTCCATGGTGTTCTGTCTTTTCGTATGACGATGTTGCGGTTATGGAATATGGAGAAGATTTGGGTTACTACTATGAAGCTGGATACGGCTTTAGCatgaacaaaaacattttatgcgAAACTGTGCAAAATATGCTCCTGTTTTTGCAAAATGATGGTGGCGAGGCTCCCGCTCGTATTTTGGTTACTCATTCTACAGTAATGCAACTGATGATGGTTTCGTTGGGACTATATGAAGATGAGACACCTTTGAAAAGCTCTAATTTTGCTGAACAACTCAATAGAAAGTGGAGAACCAGTGAACAGACAGCATTCGCTTCGAATTTAGCTGTAATCCGATATGA cTGCGCAGATGGTGACAACGAAGTACTGTTTTTATACAATGAACGTCCATTGGAAATACCTGGGTGTCAGTCGAACGGTCTATGCAAAGTGAGCTATATTTTAGAGACGTACGACAGATATTTAACGGCTGACTGCCCGAATATTTTCTGCACTGCATAA
- the LOC119074262 gene encoding 2-oxoglutarate-Fe(II) type oxidoreductase ppzD-like has translation MDSIPVIDLDFFTKCEITDSVLNEIKTKKIAEEIRFALHEVGFMYLINHRVSPVVIENAFKASKSFFDLELETKAKYKKIPVLTNHGWIQPGAELLHPKSVFELREGFDFVDATKVISECPSFSVEMSTFKTACEQFARKVLLLLSLAFQIDDVNFFVNTCTHLNDPNVPNECDMRAIYYPPIPKNQDIPEGTVRCASHTDYELMTLLFQDNVGGLEVRRTDGSWLPATPVPGSILVNTGDLLERWTSGYFPATKHRVIIPPTEIKQRTPRYSFAYFFAPDNDTVVSPIVNSPIAQSLKATGSEPITAYQHIQNRVKEAYQY, from the exons ATGGATTCAATCCCAGTTATTGATTTAgacttttttacaaaatgtgaaataacGGACAGTGTTTTAAATGAGATCAAAACCAAGAAAATTGCTGAAGAAATTAGATTCGCTTTGCATGAAGTAGGATTTATGTACCTAATCAATCATCGTGTTTCACCAGTTGTT ATCGAAAATGCATTCAAAGCCAGTAAATCGTTCTTCGATTTGGAATTGGAGACAAAGGCCAAGTACAAGAAAATACCAGTGTTGACTAACCATGGATGGATTCAGCCAGGCGCAGAATT ATTGCATCCAAAATCCGTATTCGAACTTCGGGAAGGTTTCGATTTCGTCGATGCCACGAAAGTGATCAGCGAATGCCCGAGCTTCTCTGTTGAAATGTCGACATTCAAAACCGCCTGCGAACAATTTGCTCGTAAGGTTTTGCTACTTCTGAGCTTGGCATTTCAAATTGACGATGTCAATTTCTTCGTAAACACCTGTACGCACTTGAACGATCCAAATGTGCCGAATGAGTGCGATATGCGAGCTATCTACTATCCGCCAATTCCGAAAAATCAAGACATCCCAGAGGGAACCGTTCGATGTGCATCACATACAGACTATGAGTTGATGACTTTACTGTTTCAGGATAATGTCGGAGGATTGGAG GTCCGACGAACCGACGGAAGTTGGCTACCTGCAACTCCAGTACCTGGTAGCATTCTTGTGAACACAGGAGATCTATTGGAAAGATGGACGAGTGGATATTTTCCTGCTACA AAACATCGTGTGATCATTCCACCAACAGAAATCAAACAGAGGACGCCTCGATATTCTTTTGCATACTTTTTCGCACCAGACAACGACACTGTGGTATCGCCGATCGTAAATTCTCCAATTGCTCAATCTCTCAAAGCGACGGGCAGTGAACCAATAACTGCCTATCAACACATTCAAAACCGGGTCAAAGAAGCGTACCAGTATTAA
- the LOC119074260 gene encoding GTP-binding protein 128up, translated as MSTILEKIASIESEMARTQKNKATAGHLGLLKARLAKLRRELIAPKGGGGASEQGFEVAKTGDARVGFVGFPSVGKSTLLSNLAGVYSEVAAYEFTTLTTVPGCIKYKGAKIQLLDLPGIIEGAKDGKGRGRQVIAVARTCNLIFMVLDVLKPLHHKKLLEHELEGFGIRLNQKPPNINYRRKDKGGINLNATVAQSELDLDTVKTILSEYKIHNADITLRFDATTDDLIDVIEGNRIYIPCIYLLNKIDQISIEELDVIYKIPHCVPISAHHRWNFDDLLDLMWQYLKLVRIYTKPKGQLPDYSSPIVLHSERTSIEDFCNKLHRTIAREFKYGLVWGSSVKHQPQKVGIEHILNDEDVVQIVKKV; from the exons ATGAGTACTATTTTGGAGAAAATTGCGTCGATTGAGTCGGAG ATGGCCAGAACGCAGAAAAACAAGGCTACTGCTGGTCATTTGGGTCTGTTAAAAGCTAGACTTGCCAAACTTCGTCGCGAATTAATCGCACCAAAGGGAGGCGGCGGTGCAAGTGAACAAGGCTTTGAGGTGGCGAAAACCGGTGATGCTCGTGTCG GATTTGTCGGATTTCCATCGGTAGGAAAATCGACGTTACTATCAAATTTAGCCGGTGTGTATTCTGAAGTGGCAGCTTATGAATTTACGACTCTGACAACCGTGCCGGGCTGCAtcaagtacaaaggggctaaGATTCAATTGCTCGATTTGCCTGGTATTATTGAAGGTGCAAAAGATGGTAAAGGTCGAGGTCGTCAAGTTATTGCTGTCGCCCGAACGTGTAATCTAATCTTCATGGTGCTGGACGTTTTGAAACCGTTGCATCATAAAAAATTGCTTGAACACGAACTTGAAGGATTCGGTATCCGTTTGAATCAAAAACCTCCAAACATAAACTACCGACGAAAAGACAAAGGTGGAATTAATTTGAATGCAACGGTAGCTCAATCTGAACTGGATCTCGACACGGTCAAAACGATTTTATCCGAATATAAAATCCACAATGCTGACATAACGCTAAGGTTCGACGCAACCACCGATGATTTGATCGATGTCATTGAAGGCAATCGAATTTACATACCGTGCATCTACTTGCTGAATAAAATCGATCAGATTAGTATCGAAGAATTGGATGTGATTTACAAGATACCGCATTGTGTACCGATTTCCGCTCACCATCGATGGAACTTTGACGATTTATTGGATTTGATGTGGCAATATTTGAAACTAGTTCGCATTTACACTAAACCGAAAGGCCAATTGCCCGATTACAGCTCGCCCATCGTTTTGCACAGCGAACGAACATCGATTgaagatttttgtaacaaacTGCATCGAACCATTGCTAGAGAATTCAAATA tGGCCTGGTCTGGGGATCGTCAGTGAAGCATCAACCGCAAAAGGTCGGAATCGAACATATTTTAAATGATGAAGATGTTGTGCAAATTGTTAAGAAAGTTTAG
- the LOC119074266 gene encoding uncharacterized protein LOC119074266, protein MVHVTFNEKVECHQYSSTHTENQPDDDKDEAADAGPSNVCAQSGPKYTAEFLKGLRYGPHTQTCPDAIINSGIRKLATDVFWNRTGKSVPSRQQYPQNYRGQRRNSHQLTPFYSTYNQPNNGGNRDWLNQPIEPIGSSHYTRRHFAMTEYPDNFPYNKSYMLSDLGQRQNQKSASDSKSSNEDEALPLWVSEGPTSQTDYVELHGFEGPDMQEHHEHHNRNDQLACVDCNVSGGPTSGTSSNNGSPPAKSTPAKVTFNDSQRTKRPYAGRHPNWQNNSDNRQGGVAPLLNEIFKNFSAPQNQSNLRGLNPIVSVQDVESTLLYDRLKFRQMVAQMQQNMIYRNRVYALHEPIPNASQVLSEIDKILRSSNDPVYKRPEVRTLIKSIIESVIPPVNIMNLLKDPLTEPQNRETIQAALKVITQAKQNAAKVMKTHTPTESELRAHMDAILQDAIIKKRMENLSNELIKGQYQQGGRNLPNQSFHHLFRPNDAGRFEGHSQSDTRGQCQSFENGTAQVQDNNLNRWFSPNLLNKGQFPQIPSEHLRSEELENKFKQTLMGNDKKVEEVK, encoded by the exons ATGGTTCATGTaacttttaatgaaaaagttgAGTGCCATCAGTACAGCTCCACACATACAGAAAATCAACCGGATGATGACAAGGATGAAGCTGCAGATGCGGGTCCATCGAACGTATGTGCGCAATCGGGTCCAAAATACACAGCTGAATTTCTGAAGGGATTGAGATACGGTCCTCACACTCAGACGTGCCCGGATGCTATAATAAATAGCGGAATTCGTAAACTCGCTACTGACGTTTTCTGGAATAGAACAGGCAAGAGCGTACCTTCCCGACAACAATACCCTCAGAATTATa GAGGACAGCGCCGCAATTCTCATCAACTTACACCATTTTACTCAACTTACAATCAACCGAATAATGGTGGAAATCGCGACTGGCTAAATCAGCCAATCGAACCGATTGGTAGTAGCCATTACACGCGCAGACATTTTGCAATGACGGAGTATCCTGATAATTTCCCTTACAACAAAAGTTACATGTTGTCAGACCTCGGTCAACGTCAGAATCAAAAATCAGCGTCTGACTCGAAAAGTTCGAATGAGGATGAAGCGCTACCTTTGTGGGTCAGTGAGGGACCAACGTCTCAGACCGATTATGTTGAGTTGCATGGTTTCGAAGGGCCTGACATGCAGGAACATCACGAACATCACAACAGAAACGATCAACTCGCATGTGTCGATTGCAATGTCAGCGGGGGTCCAACAAGTGGTACCAGCAGCAACAATGGTTCACCCCCAGCTAAAAGTACACCAGCAAAGGTTACTTTCAACG ATTCTCAACGTACCAAGAGGCCTTATGCAGGACGACATCCTAACTGGCAGAATAATTCCGACAATCGTCAAGGTGGTGTTGCTCCACTACTGAACGAAATATTCAAGAATTTCTCTGCTCCTCAGAATCAATCGAATTTAAGAGGCCTAAATCCGATTGTAAGCGTGCAAGACGTCGAATCAACGCTGCTATACGACAGATTGAAATTCCGACAAATGGTTGCGCAAATGCAGCAGAACATGATTTACCGAAATCGGGTGTATGCTCTACACGAACCAATTCCAAATGCATCACAAGTTTTATCGGAAATCGATAAAATTCTTCGATCGAGTAACGATCCAGTCTACAAACGTCCCGAAGTTCGTACGTTAATCAAGAGCATCATTGAATCTGTGATTCCTCCAGTAAATATCATGAATCTTTTGAAAGATCCGTTAACCGAACCACAAAATCGCGAAACAATTCAAGCAGCGCTGAAGGTAATCACCCAGGCCAAACAGAATGCAGCCAAGGTGATGAAAACTCATACGCCAACTGAATCGGAGCTCAGGGCTCACATGGATGCAATATTGCAGGATGCCATCATAAAGAAAAGGATGGAAAATTTGAGCAACGAATTGATTAAAGGACAATATCAGCAGGGTGGAAGAAATTTACCGAATCAATCGTTTCATCACCTATTCCGACCGAACGATGCTGGACGATTCGAAGGCCATTCGCAGAGCGATACACGTGGACAATGCCAATCCTTTGAGAATGGAACAGCTCAAGTACAAGATAACAATCTTAATCGCTGGTTTTCGCCGAATCTTTTGAACAAAGGACAATTTCCGCAAATTCCCAGCGAACATCTACGCTCTGAAGagttagaaaataaatttaagcaAACGTTGATGGGCAACGATAAGAAAGTTGAAGAAGTCAAGTAA
- the LOC119074267 gene encoding uncharacterized protein LOC119074267 — protein MVIRWNHLATLVVVVFSLTVVHGEQHDSTDIKDDTSNNRFEDLCPCLPADICPRAFGTNPEDAKYLGNIMKCEDDKEVRCCGASTSFVVGKNTVASEMAKEETTTVPAANSDILTSGNVQENEIPDAESENVEGLPDHNDTTEILSLEETGNIGNFHIKQHLDGEMDEEAAESESVIKTANVELNTGDISGPSEPKSHRMPKNLDGVMKVYPSIMSGIPKTTPKNLPDTNEMKVFDQETGKDLHLVFSETTLKPEPTEQVTPSSTVESTSKLYRFEKRRRQFRPIQRATTTERVSTTESSVDELESKQTTVRIRTRQRHNLRNFTSRPVPKESTHPTTRRPRVKLTTTTAPTTEEKEILVTSEDDKSQSSRFRLFNARRLNYLRRNTTTTTTTESSIETTTHQTTRSNPLIKKRPPTLHEKSSEIRPTNMDENLIRVVDSNHENMISKVRVALMASTTENKVTEIPRSFASVDIGNRVKKIEEMLVEKMVNVYAESKAKLRSDQTEEVIDVQNDLKNTEVSKQTTNSTRPFRGRKRFHLSDLLDKTPVVTMSPNEFRRTMRLRRPTVRPEQEISVDVVPTTRRPHRRPTIKYQEALDESKTNIGERSSSESNEEGSVRRRFKIRRRYRVEPSLTTTFSPTVHDSSESQTAEVTSSTISTTIPSTIPIKATTLTPETTIPTDKIESASVLNEPIINLRIDSPENIENGADDETIAEKVDVTQDTSQDVSQDESIQSGNIEENASSENPSSNPDVLSDFKPSPLWSISSDDRDDFTVKEENHSYVMNMDERERAFRKKNRHSRHTVINAFEPPIQYLNGFVPGGTVRIIGPIPKSSKWSDDAIMIYNLPRYSKANFSKN, from the exons ATGGTAATTAGGTG GAATCATTTGGCCACTctggtggtggtggtgtttAGTTTAACAGTTGTGCATGGCGAGCAGCATGACTCTACCGATATCAAAGATGATACAAGTAACAACAGATTTGAAGATTTGTGCCCATGCTTGCCAGCTGATATATGTCCTAGAGCCTTCGGAACCAACCCAGAA GATGCCAAGTACCTTGgaaatattatgaaatgtgaagATGATAAGGAAGTTAGATGTTGTGGAGCATCAACTAGCTTCGTCGTTGGAAAAAATACTGTAGCATCGGAGATGGCGAAAGAAGAGACTACAACCGTTCCAGCTGCTAACTCTGACATTTTGACAAGTGGTAACGTTCAAGAAAACGAAATTCCAGACGCAGAAAGTGAAAATGTGGAAGGGTTACCTGATCATAATGACACCACCGAAATTCTTAGTTTAGAAGAAACGGGAAATATCGGGAATTTTCATATTAAACAACATTTGGATGGTGAAATGGACGAGGAAGCCGCCGAATCTGAGTCTGTTATTAAAACTGCAAAcgtagaattgaatacaggtGATATATCTGGACCGTCCGAACCAAAATCTCACCGTATGCCAAAGAATCTTGACGGTGTAATGAAGGTGTATCCCAGTATTATGTCAGGCATACCTAAAACTACTCCCAAAAATTTACCAGATACAAACGAAATGAAAGTTTTCGATCAAGAAACTGGAAAGGACCTGCATCTAGTATTTTCTGAAACCACCTTAAAACCAGAGCCCACGGAACAAGTTACACCCAGTTCGACCGTTGAGTCCACCTCGAAGCTTTATCGATTCGAAAAGAGACGAAGACAATTTAGACCAATACAAAGAGCCACCACAACCGAAAGAGTTTCCACCACCGAATCGTCAGTGGATGAATTGGAATCGAAGCAGACGACTGTCAGAATTCGAACGAGACAAAGACACAACTTAagaaactttacctcaagacCAGTTCCTAAAGAGTCGACGCATCCAACAACGAGACGACCACGAGTTAAATTAACTACGACGACTGCTCCTAcaacagaagaaaaagaaatattggTTACATCGGAAGACGATAAATCTCAGTCAAGTCGATTCAGACTGTTCAATGCACGTCGTTTAAACTATCTCCGACGAAACACGACAACGACTACCACAACGGAATCCTCAATTGAAACGACGACCCATCAAACAACTCGTTCAAACCCGTTGATCAAAAAGCGACCACCCACACTTCATGAAAAATCATCTGAAATTCGTCCCACGAACATGGATGAGAATTTAATTCGTGTTGTGGACAGTaaccatgaaaatatgatcTCCAAAGTACGCGTTGCACTAATGGCAtcaacaacagaaaataaagTGACTGAGATTCCAAGATCGTTTGCAAGTGTCGACATTGGTAATAGAGTCAAGAAAATCGAAGAAATGTTGGTCGAGAAAATGGTCAACGTTTATGCAGAATCAAAGGCAAAATTGCGTAGTGATCAAACTGAagaagtcatcgatgttcaaAACGACCTTAAGAATACAGAAGTTTCAAAACAAACTACCAATTCCACTCGACCATTCCGCGGTCGAAAAAGATTCCACCTGTCTGATTTGCTTGATAAGACTCCGGTTGTAACAATGAGCCCCAACGAATTTCGACGTACTATGAGACTGAGACGCCCGACAGTAAGACCTGAACAAGAAATTTCAGTGGATGTTGTGCCAACGACTAGAAGACCACATCGACGTCCTACTATTAAGTATCAAGAAGCATTGGATGAAAGCAAAACTAATATTGGAGAGCGCAGTTCATCTGAAAGCAATGAGGAAGGAAGTGTTCGACGACGTTTCAAGATAAGACGTAGATATAGAGTCGAGCCATCTTtaacaacaacattttcacCGACAGTTCACGACTCCAGCGAATCACAGACGGCGGAAGTTACTTCTTCAACGATTTCAACAACTATTCCTTCAACAATTCCCATAAAAGCAACTACTTTGACTCCAGAAACGACTATTCCAACTGATAAAATTGAGTCTGCCTCGGTATTAAACGAACCCATAATTAACCTTCGAATAGACTCGccagaaaatattgaaaatggtGCTGACGACGAAACTATAGCCGAAAAAGTAGATGTAACACAAGACACATCTCAAGACGTATCTCAGGATGAGTCGATCCAAAGTGGAAATATTGAAGAGAATGCTTCGTCTGAAAATCCATCATCGAATCCCGATGTATTATCCGATTTCAAACCATCGCCGTTATGGTCAATCTCTAGTGATGACAGAGATGACTTCACtgtgaaagaagaaaatcattCGTACGTTATGAATATGGATGAACGAGAACGAGCCtttcgaaagaaaaatcgccattCTCGCCATACCGTAATTAACGCCTTTGAACCACCTATACAATATTTAAATGGTTTTGTGCCTGGTGGTACTGTTAGAATTATTGGACCAATTCCAAAGTCAAGTAAATGGAGCGACGACGCAATAATGATATATAACTTGCCCAGATACAGTAAAgcaaattttagtaaaaattaa